TTTTTTCGATCACTTAAACAAGATTAGTCCATTTTACAGCACATTTAAAATGCAGATGTTGAGCAGAGCACAGCAGATACCTTGGACAGACTTCATGAACAGCCGGCCACTTCGGAGGTGTAGTTCACCAGTCTGAAAGGAATTCACTCTTTTGGGAAATTGAACACACAGGAGCCTCAGCTAAACTAAGTTTTTAATAGTAAAAAGGAATTTAGCACAAATCCCCAAAAGCCTATTAATAAGCTCCCTTTCCTCACTCAGTTTAAAACCTGGCAAGAGGTAGGTCAGTCGAAGACTGAAGGGGaaataaggaaaaaacaaaaaacaagcccCATCGGATATcagtataaaaataaacaaaaactaaaacaaaaaaaaaggaatcaaaaATCAGGAAACACTTTAACGTGCTGGACAGTAAGTCTACAGCGATGGTAGTGGCCGTTCAACGAAAAGCCATGTGGAGAGCCGTTGTTTGATCCCCAGATTGGGACTTAAGTAATAATCAGATTATACAGATGCCTTTAGTTAACAAACGATCTTTGAGGAATCAAGATGCCCAATTGAGCAAGGCAAGAGTCTTGAACTGTAATTTGTAACATGGTTTGTTAAGGAATGACCAAAACTCAtggctacattttttttttaagatgcttGAGCTACTACAACAGAACTACAAAACTAAGGTCAGCAATAACACGTGGACATTTTTCTTGAGGAGCGCATCTTTGAAATACAGCCAGCCAAGTGATGATCTTGAATCAGGGAGATGTTTACTCGTGTGCAGCTGAGGATAAGAAGTGGGCACACAGGTAAAGACACTGAAAGTTCCAACACTGGAGTTCACAATATCCCCTCAACCCACCAGACAGTCCAAAAACCCTCCCTCAGTTTTTGAATACGGGGCTCCATCAGCTTAGATATTATCAGAACAACAGTCAGCATTTCAGTGTTTGCCAGCCTCTTTATCAGAGTGGGGCAGCGGGGCTAGCAAAATTTGGCAACCGTGTACAGAGAGGCATCAACTAGGGCTCAGGTACAAAACTTTAGGGGCATACATGATACAAGTTCTCATATGTTGGGGCTGTGAAATGGTCTTAATTAAATTCAGTGTTGACACCTGGTGGGATTGGGTGCGTATAAATCTACTATAGCCAACAAAATCTATTTTTTCCAgcgggtttttttttaagtgtgcaATTTTTCATTAAACTAATTTTAGTGTAAACTGTTGGTGTCTACGTGCAGGTTCATTGGATAGCAGTTTAAAATTTGAAACTAACAGCCCCAACATAGGACTACACAAACATAAGTGCAATCATTCATGCTTACCATAGCCGTCATATCCGTCACGGTATGATCCAGAGCGCTCGCTGTATCCACCCTGACCCCTGGAAAAGGTAAGATTTCATATtaataaattgcatttttgatttttttttctagtatACACAGGCAACTTAGTCAGAAAGCCCTTGCCCTTACCTATTGTCTCTGTAGCCGCCACCGCCGCCTCCTGAGGAATATCCTCCACTCCTGTatccgccgccgccgccacctcCAAAGCTCCTCCCCTCACCTCCGAAGCCCCTATCGCCGTAACTCCTGTCACCATAACTCCTGTCACCGTTGTAACCACCTATAATAGCAGGATAGTAGAGACATCACAagtgaaagaaatgaaagaattAACAACCGAACCAATACAATCACAGTCCAGACATGCGGTTTTCACCTCTGGAATAACCACGCCCACCTCGCCCCCTTGAGCCGCTGAATCTCCCACCTCCACGTCCGCCTGCTTGGAAACCCCCTCTGGAACGTCCTCCTTTTCCTGCTTCATCCACACGAATAGCCCGACCATCTAGAGACTGCAACAGAAAGTGATTCAGAATTAAAACTTGTGAATAAAATTATACACATTTTATATCaaatccaaaacaaatttacaattTGGCTAATTAATTGGGTATATGAACTTAAATTTAAACACGAGTTGTGTACACGTGTAATAGGGATGTACATTAACTCATCCCCCATATACAAGCACGCTTAAGCTCAGACACGTGATTtaacataaaatatttaaatgactaaaaaagcacaaaaagatgaaaatgaatTTAAAGCTGTGAATGCATTGTTCGTTTACCTTGCCGTTCATTGCGTTCATGGCGTCTTTAGCGTCCTCTGCATTGTCGTATTTCACGAAGCCGAACCCGCGAGATCTCCCCGTCTCTTTGTCTCTGATCACATCCACTAATGGAGGGAAAGAAAGGTCATTTCGAGAAAACGTGCGATCAAACAGCGGCGTTCACAGATCAGCTTCGTGCTTCCCAACAATGATTtaaagcaggaaaataaaagcagaaaaaatgcGGGGGACCAACCTTTTTCGATGGTTCCGTATTTGCCGAAGGCCGCAGCCAGAGACTCCTCGTTGGTCTCGAAGCTCAGCCCTCCAATAAACAGTTTACCCTCGTCCGACATCTTTAGTGTAGCTAGAACACACAAATCACCGCCATgttaaaagaaaaccaaaaaaaaaaatcctgtacCAACGCATGTGGAAAtcgtttaaataaaaaagaggcGATTCCTCTCGTGGTGCACATCGTGGGTGCACGCTGAGTGAAAAGTAGGTCACCGGTCCCGTTATGCGAGGTGGCTGCATCGATCTGCGCATTTcgtaaaaaagtattttctagTTTTGCTGGCAATAATGAATAAACTCTAATCCTCGTCGAGCTAAAAATATCCTCAAAATAAATACTTATCATGAAGAAAAGGGCCTTTGTTGGCCGAGCGTCGAGCCAGGCCTGCGGCCTATAAACGTGGTTTGAATAGCGGattagctagcgttagccatCATTTTTTCCACCCAGCGCCATTTTGTAGCACCGAGCTTCAGGTCCGCACTTTTGTTTCGCCGACCGACTTAGCGGTTAGCTTCATGTGCGCCTAGATGTCTTATTCTCTGCGTTACATAATTGTTCGCATCAAATCAGAATACTACAAACTTTAAACTGTATTACACGATGTTTCGCTTCCCGGCGAAACCGTGCAGGTGCAAGGCATTTCAGCGCGGTTGGTTTTATGTaacactgctaaaaaaaaatttaaaccgTTACGCTAGAAAACATCTTCGGAAAACGTAAGATATCTAATTTAAGAAGGTAATAGCATCTATTTTAAGCAAGCCTATACACACAGAGAGATGCAAGTAAGCTAGTCTTAAGAACAATCAAGgccttttaaaataaaataaaaaaaactgtaaaatatgaaTTACCTTTTCCTCCGGGAGGTATCGACCAGAAGAGGAGCGGAGCTGCAGAGCGAATGAGAAGGAACGATGCCGCGCTCCTCCTTTCAAGGCTGTGTGAGGCGACTTCTTCTTCTACGGTCTATTGTAGGTTCACTGTTGGGACACAGCGCCACCTGCTGTCCCGGTCGGTACTGCACCACGGCCTTTGAATCCCGCCGTGGAGGTTTTAGTACTCTACATGTGTGCCTGTGACCTCATTTCTGTGGAGGACCACAAGAGTCACGGAAGTATTGACAAAGCATTTAACTAATTGTACCATAAATGTAGGCTTTAATACATCTGTTAGTCTTTTAATCTatgactgaaaaacaaagtaGGTCATCATTTGATCATTTAATGGGAAATAACACAAGGAATTATACATAGTAGTTACAAATTAGCTATTAATCCATCAATAGTTATCAAAAACATCATTAAGCGTCCTTGGATATCCTGAAAGACACTATATAATATTACTATActatataaacacagagaacatttaaTTTCAGTTCAAGATGTCACGcttaaatgtaatgtttatttcaaTAGAAGCTGCTTTAGGGACAGACTTTGATAAGATCTCCAGGTGAGAGAGAAACACTCAGCAATTGTACTttaaacaacagacagacaaaaatgTGTTACCCGTGCAGTAACTCCAAAACTGAAATCAGTCTTTGGAAGGAGTAAACATCTTTAATGTCCTGCAGTTTCATGTCTCACTGTCCATCAATATAAACATTTTGcctgttgtgctttttttgtatGCAGAAGTTTGTGTTATAAATGTTGAGTTGTGAACTTTAGAGGTGTtggtaggcagattttgttaACTTGTTATCGTTTGTGACTTGGTGCATGTTTTTATACGATATTATAACCTGCTTGCTTCAGTCTTGGATTTCTCCCAGTGGAATAATCCTGCAATAAGTAAACCTCGTCTGCATTTGTTTGTACGCCCGCAAATCAATTTGACAGCAGTCACTGACAGAACAAATGTCTTGTAGTACGAGCTGCACACAGACTTACCGAAATCTCAGAATTGTTTTCTTTACCTTAAAATGATCAAACCACCTAATGCTGCAGCAAAGACCCTGAACCAAACCTCAGGAGTCATTCAGCACATTAAGTTGGTGATTTCAAACTTTTACTTCAGCTCGCTTTTTCCAGACTGAGCAACGGAGGCTGTGAGAGCGCCTTCCTCCTTCAAATCACTGCTTTTCAGCTGCCAGGTGTGCCAGATTATAACAGCAGCATTGCATCTCTTACCGTCCATGTCGTACCTGACCCTgaatgagggaaaaaaatcaggAATGACAGAGAGACATCACTGTAACGGGGGTCTTTAAACATTTGTTGAAGGTTTTTATtctttgcatattttttttccttctttctgttTACAATCTTAATATTGcataagtaaaacattttagaGGAGCATCCCCTGCACAGAACAAAACATACAGTTTACATTCAAGACACGTACAGTTAAGGCATTGAAATACATACAGACAGTCTTTGTACAGAACACCGAGATGTAGAACATGAAAATGTACATCGAAACCTTTTGTGACGGGCTACGTGACAATGAGAGCCATTGTGTTACATGAAATGACATGTTGAATACAGTGACGGCCGCAGAAATCTGACTCTTCTCTTTGCTCCACCTATTCCTCAAGGCCAGAGATCAGCTCTGGCCTATACATAGTTCCATGAGGCGGCCTCGCTCAGTAAAGGGCTACCACTTCTATCACAGTGGGTGGGAATCTTTCTCCGTCCAGGAGACTAAGGACGATGGTGACGATGCTGGTACGGGTGAGACGTTTGCGAGTGGTGCCAGTTCTTGCGAGTCCGCCTGCGAAGACGCCTCTGGTGCATCAGAAACTGCAGGCGCTCCAGCTTACTGTGCAATGCTCGATTCTCCTGTGTGGATGAGTGGAGGGGTCGGCTCTCCTTACCTgcaggagaggggaggaagagcaTGTTAGACCTGCTACACGAGAACAGACGTATCGTTTGGTGTGTCCTGTCCTgaataattctgtttttttgtaaGGAGTAAAATGAAGAGAGAAGCAGGCTCTGTTCACCGAGTCTCTATGCAAGACTTTAATGATACAGCCAGGCAGATATTTGAGAAATAGGAGTAAAGAGACATCACAGAgcacacattgtgtttttttttaataccagaAAGCATCTAAAATGACAATTCAAAAGGTCTATGTGCACAAGAAAACCCCAGAAAAGCTGAGAATAAATCAAAAGAGAAGGGAATCAAGAGGTCAGAATGATGAAGCTCACCAGGAGTTTTACCGAGGTGCTCAGTCCTCTGGTCCGCCAGCGTTTGGCTGTTGGCTTTGTTCTGCTCCTCTGCTGTAAGCAGCTGGCTGACTGCAGGGTTTGAAGCAGGACAGTGGAGCTGGGAGAGGGTGCGTGGAGCCCCCTGGTGGTGGCAGGCAGCTCTGAGCAGGTCGTTGAGGATCTGGAGAATGATGGTGATGCCGCTCCGAGGGTGGCTGATGCCGGTCTGACTGCAAGGGGCCAGAGTGCCTGatgggaggagaaggaagagagggggagatggaggagagtggatgagaaagaaACTTAAATTGTAAACATTTTGAATGCTACTATCTTCATAATTGatccttttagtttttttctttaactgaatATCTTCAGGTTTTAATGATGGTCATTTTGATGGTGGGATAAAACAAGCAGTCTGATTGTTACACCTCCTTGGATTATGGGACTTTTTCTTTATCAAACTGATCATGAAGTGTTAGAGTccatctgtgttgttgtgttatcTTCAGGCCTCTGCCGCTCACACACTTACCAGAGAAAGTCCCGGAGAAGACGCCCGGAGAGTGGTTCACAAAGCTTTCTATGACTGCTCCTGGCTGCTTGCAAGGTTCTGCAGGGGATGAGGCATGAACGTCACTCTGtaaaacaaaagggaaaaagatGTTGCCCTGCTTTTCTACATCAATTATATGGAATAAACACGAGTGGAATGATTAAAACCTGGGATTTTGAACTCTGAAATGGTTATTTTACAAATGCATCCCACTTTATGATAGTGATCAATCAGGGAAATTCCAATGccagaaagaaaatgttgtgATTGTGGATTGAGAGTTGAATATAAAAGGCTGACCTCTCTGAAGGTTGAGGCTGGCACTGGGCTCTGGGGTCCAGGAATGGAGCCTGTGGGAGCAGCTGAACAGACCGGTGTGGCTGCCTGTCGAGGAGAGCTGGGATGCGGACACCCAGTCGGCAAAGTTGGGGCTGAAATCCCGtgagaagctgtgtgtgtggagcgGGGAGGGCCGGACTGATGTGGAGGTGAGGGGGGATGGCAGCTCACAGCAGGAGCAGAGGCGGGAGCTGTCGAGTCAGAGGAAGTTCTTGGCGTCTGAGCACTAATTTGGACTGAGGATGTAGAGTCAGAAGAGTCCGGGGCTGTAGTGGAGGTTTGGGAAAAAGAGTCCGGGTGGCTCGTCCTGTCCGCGGTGGGCAGGCACGTTCTGCTTCCAGCTCTGAAGTCCTGGTGCTGCTGCAGGTCCGCCACGTTCTGTGCAGACAGTTGGAGCTGAACGTACATCACATGGGCGCCGACTCCCAGGTTAATGGTCAGAGGTGAGCGCCCGGACAGGAAGTCACTGATCTGTCAGgaccaaaaacaaatacatttacaatcCTTAAGACGTCATTCCTGGTTAATATGGAGACACCTGTGGTTACTATGGTAACAGTGAGCTCAGTTTGGAGCAACTGGTGCATCTGCAACTCTCGATATTTGAATGCAGATCAAATTCATCATGGATGAGCTGGATCACATGTGTGCATTGTGACCTATGAACTACTCCTCTGCAGGCAAACTGTATGACTGGAATGGCGTACCCCGGCAGAAACGATTCAAACTG
The sequence above is drawn from the Sparus aurata chromosome 21, fSpaAur1.1, whole genome shotgun sequence genome and encodes:
- the cirbpa gene encoding cold inducible RNA binding protein a isoform X3, whose amino-acid sequence is MSDEGKLFIGGLSFETNEESLAAAFGKYGTIEKVDVIRDKETGRSRGFGFVKYDNAEDAKDAMNAMNGKSLDGRAIRVDEAGKGGRSRGGFQAGGRGGGRFSGSRGRGGYNGDRSYGDRSYGDRGFGGEGRSFGGGGGGGYRSGGYSSGGGGGGYRDNRGQGGYSERSGSYRDGYDGYDW
- the cirbpa gene encoding cold inducible RNA binding protein a isoform X2, which produces MSDEGKLFIGGLSFETNEESLAAAFGKYGTIEKVDVIRDKETGRSRGFGFVKYDNAEDAKDAMNAMNGKSLDGRAIRVDEAGKGGRSRGGFQAGGRGGGRFSGSRGRGGYNGDRSYGDRSYGDRGFGGEGRSFGGGGGGGYRSGGYSSGGGGGGYRDNRGQGGYSERSGSYRDGYDGYAAHE
- the cirbpa gene encoding cold inducible RNA binding protein a isoform X1, whose amino-acid sequence is MSDEGKLFIGGLSFETNEESLAAAFGKYGTIEKVDVIRDKETGRSRGFGFVKYDNAEDAKDAMNAMNGKSLDGRAIRVDEAGKGGRSRGGFQAGGRGGGRFSGSRGRGGRGYSRGGYNGDRSYGDRSYGDRGFGGEGRSFGGGGGGGYRSGGYSSGGGGGGYRDNRGQGGYSERSGSYRDGYDGYAAHE
- the cirbpa gene encoding cold inducible RNA binding protein a isoform X4 translates to MSDEGKLFIGGLSFETNEESLAAAFGKYGTIEKVDVIRDKETGRSRGFGFVKYDNAEDAKDAMNAMNGKSLDGRAIRVDEAGKGGRSRGGFQAGGRGGGYNGDRSYGDRSYGDRGFGGEGRSFGGGGGGGYRSGGYSSGGGGGGYRDNRGQGGYSERSGSYRDGYDGYAAHE
- the LOC115572565 gene encoding midnolin-A-like isoform X2, whose product is MEQQQQQQQRGLCSFTPGRSACCGEGASTSQPLMRLSIISTTGSPVELTVPRGETVEGLRTHVSQKLRLQTDRIVLLYRDRQLTAGRLLDLGVADGSKLTLVPVIEAGLVCSTVRAERTMMDVLESLTEVQISDFLSGRSPLTINLGVGAHVMYVQLQLSAQNVADLQQHQDFRAGSRTCLPTADRTSHPDSFSQTSTTAPDSSDSTSSVQISAQTPRTSSDSTAPASAPAVSCHPPSPPHQSGPPRSTHTASHGISAPTLPTGCPHPSSPRQAATPVCSAAPTGSIPGPQSPVPASTFRESDVHASSPAEPCKQPGAVIESFVNHSPGVFSGTFSGTLAPCSQTGISHPRSGITIILQILNDLLRAACHHQGAPRTLSQLHCPASNPAVSQLLTAEEQNKANSQTLADQRTEHLGKESRPLHSSTQENRALHSKLERLQFLMHQRRLRRRTRKNWHHSQTSHPYQHRHHRP
- the LOC115572565 gene encoding midnolin-A-like isoform X1 translates to MEQQQQQQQRGLCSFTPGRSACCGEGASTSQPLMRLSIISTTGSPVELTVPRGETVEGLRTHVSQKLRLQTDRIVLLYRDRQLTAGRLLDLGVADGSKLTLVPVIEAGLVCSTVRAERTMMDVLESLTEVQISDFLSGRSPLTINLGVGAHVMYVQLQLSAQNVADLQQHQDFRAGSRTCLPTADRTSHPDSFSQTSTTAPDSSDSTSSVQISAQTPRTSSDSTAPASAPAVSCHPPSPPHQSGPPRSTHTASHGISAPTLPTGCPHPSSPRQAATPVCSAAPTGSIPGPQSPVPASTFRESDVHASSPAEPCKQPGAVIESFVNHSPGVFSGTFSGTLAPCSQTGISHPRSGITIILQILNDLLRAACHHQGAPRTLSQLHCPASNPAVSQLLTAEEQNKANSQTLADQRTEHLGKTPGKESRPLHSSTQENRALHSKLERLQFLMHQRRLRRRTRKNWHHSQTSHPYQHRHHRP